Proteins encoded by one window of Marixanthomonas sp. SCSIO 43207:
- the fahA gene encoding fumarylacetoacetase, whose protein sequence is MPLKANDPSHKSWLEVPENSDFPIQNIPFGVFLTRDDVITIGTRIGDTAIDLGALHQLGYFKGIELTDDIFLQDTLNDFIADGRKTWRLVRNRISEIFREGSSTELRDNKKHREQILFDLDEIEMQLPVDVGDYTDFYASKEHATNVGSLFRDPENALLPNWLRIPIGYHGRSSSIIPSGTPIKRPIGQQKPGDDGVPGFGPSKLVDFELEMAFITTAANDLGKRISVKDAEEYIFGLVLFNDWSARDIQAWEYVPLGPFLGKSFASTISPWIVTLDALEGFRTEGPEQDPEPLPYLKQGPKKNFDIHLQAVIQPENGEENIVANSNFKYMYWSMSQQLAHHTVNGCNVRSGDMMGSGTISGPTKDSFGSMLELTWKGQNPLKLKDGTERKFINDNDTVILRGFCQNDKVRIGFGDCSGKILPADPF, encoded by the coding sequence ATGCCTTTAAAAGCAAACGATCCATCCCATAAATCTTGGCTGGAAGTACCTGAAAATAGCGACTTCCCAATACAAAATATTCCATTTGGTGTTTTTTTAACTAGAGATGATGTAATAACTATAGGAACACGTATAGGAGACACAGCAATTGACCTTGGTGCATTGCATCAATTAGGCTATTTTAAAGGTATTGAGCTTACCGATGATATTTTTTTACAAGATACTTTAAACGATTTTATAGCCGATGGCCGAAAAACGTGGCGATTGGTACGAAATAGAATTTCAGAAATTTTTAGAGAAGGTAGCTCTACCGAGCTTCGTGATAACAAAAAACATAGAGAGCAAATTTTATTTGATCTTGATGAAATTGAAATGCAATTACCGGTTGATGTAGGTGATTATACAGATTTTTATGCTAGTAAAGAACACGCAACCAATGTAGGGTCATTATTTCGTGACCCCGAAAATGCATTGTTACCCAACTGGCTTCGTATTCCTATTGGCTACCACGGAAGAAGCTCATCAATAATACCCTCTGGTACACCTATTAAAAGACCTATTGGTCAACAAAAACCAGGTGATGATGGAGTTCCCGGTTTTGGACCTTCAAAACTGGTAGATTTTGAACTTGAAATGGCGTTTATTACAACAGCTGCAAACGACTTAGGAAAGCGCATTTCTGTAAAAGATGCAGAAGAATATATATTTGGCTTGGTACTTTTTAATGACTGGAGCGCCCGTGATATTCAAGCTTGGGAATATGTTCCTCTTGGGCCATTTTTAGGAAAAAGTTTTGCTTCTACCATTTCTCCTTGGATTGTAACACTTGATGCTCTTGAAGGTTTTAGAACTGAAGGACCAGAACAAGACCCAGAGCCTCTTCCCTATTTGAAGCAAGGACCTAAAAAGAACTTTGATATACATTTACAAGCTGTAATACAGCCAGAAAATGGTGAAGAAAACATAGTTGCCAACAGTAATTTTAAATACATGTATTGGTCTATGTCGCAACAATTGGCGCATCACACTGTAAATGGTTGTAACGTACGTAGTGGTGATATGATGGGTAGTGGTACTATCTCTGGGCCAACAAAAGATAGCTTTGGTTCTATGCTAGAATTGACTTGGAAAGGTCAAAACCCATTAAAACTTAAAGACGGCACAGAGCGTAAGTTTATAAACGATAATGACACTGTAATTTTAAGAGGATTCTGTCAAAATGATAAGGTGAGAATTGGCTTTGGAGATTGCAGCGGAAAAATACTTCCTGCCGATCCATTTTAA
- a CDS encoding DUF4870 domain-containing protein, which translates to MEKTQTNTAQDTEQTITANDGKTIAVIAYLTIVGLIIAYVMNNEKKNEFGAYHIRQSVGLAAAGIALGVIGLIPILGWIVSVVGTLLLIYMWIMGLVNAMNEKKKPLPFLGKKFEEWFKSI; encoded by the coding sequence ATGGAAAAAACACAGACAAACACCGCGCAAGACACAGAACAAACAATAACTGCAAATGATGGTAAAACCATAGCGGTAATTGCTTATTTAACAATCGTAGGTTTAATCATTGCTTATGTAATGAATAATGAAAAGAAAAATGAATTTGGAGCCTATCACATTAGACAATCTGTGGGATTAGCAGCAGCTGGTATCGCTCTTGGTGTAATTGGACTTATACCTATATTAGGATGGATTGTAAGTGTAGTAGGTACACTACTTCTCATTTATATGTGGATAATGGGGCTTGTAAACGCGATGAATGAAAAGAAAAAACCTTTACCATTCTTAGGAAAAAAATTTGAAGAGTGGTTTAAAAGCATTTAA
- a CDS encoding CsbD family protein: MNSEQIKGKWNQIKGNVKQKYGVEMNDDETFSEGKFDEVVGKIQEKTGKAKEDIKKEIASW; this comes from the coding sequence ATGAACTCTGAACAGATTAAAGGAAAATGGAACCAAATTAAAGGAAACGTCAAACAAAAGTATGGTGTTGAAATGAATGATGATGAAACCTTCTCTGAAGGAAAATTTGACGAAGTAGTTGGTAAAATTCAAGAAAAAACCGGTAAAGCAAAAGAAGATATTAAAAAAGAAATTGCCAGCTGGTAA
- a CDS encoding cold-shock protein: MQKGTVKFFNDSKGFGFITEEGTNKEHFVHVTGLIDEIREDDEVEFDLKEGKKGLNAVNVRVL; this comes from the coding sequence ATGCAAAAAGGCACAGTAAAATTCTTCAACGATTCAAAAGGATTTGGATTCATCACTGAAGAAGGAACAAACAAAGAACACTTTGTACACGTTACAGGATTAATCGATGAAATTCGTGAAGATGACGAAGTGGAATTTGACCTAAAAGAAGGAAAAAAAGGATTGAACGCAGTAAACGTAAGAGTACTATAA
- a CDS encoding DUF4412 domain-containing protein, which yields MKLFKFLLSLVLIIGLSGVSHAQFFKKLKKRAEHAVERTVLNKTDREVSKTTDQTIDGVIKGDGKNQNNEGKDSKELSDEEKEAAGKKISSMFGGGLEGVPDNYTFSYAVTYQMTSNKDQIPFEYLLQPDAAYFGNKMPDSRANSTIVYDLKKNIMVTFMDDGSQKMAMKMKMPNMKKVQQKYGDKLFPEKGDDQIQIIPIEGKNILGYECLGYKVISKDGEGKMWFTNDAPVSLNGVFANFKTLPKTGPYANMPINETSLIMEMEFQSSKKRKDNMHMICTDLKKQTLVIEKKDYKSGM from the coding sequence ATGAAACTCTTTAAATTTCTTCTCTCTCTAGTATTAATTATTGGTTTATCTGGAGTAAGTCATGCACAGTTTTTTAAAAAACTAAAAAAACGGGCAGAACATGCAGTTGAGAGAACCGTACTTAACAAAACCGACCGAGAAGTATCAAAAACTACAGATCAAACAATTGATGGTGTGATTAAAGGAGACGGTAAAAATCAAAATAATGAAGGAAAAGATTCAAAAGAATTATCAGATGAAGAAAAAGAAGCTGCAGGGAAAAAAATAAGTTCCATGTTTGGTGGAGGGCTAGAAGGCGTACCAGACAACTACACATTCTCTTATGCTGTGACGTATCAAATGACATCAAATAAAGATCAAATTCCTTTTGAGTATTTATTACAACCAGATGCGGCTTACTTCGGAAATAAGATGCCAGATTCAAGAGCAAACAGCACTATTGTATATGATTTGAAGAAAAATATAATGGTCACTTTTATGGATGATGGAAGTCAAAAGATGGCGATGAAAATGAAAATGCCCAATATGAAAAAAGTGCAACAAAAATATGGTGATAAATTATTTCCTGAAAAGGGAGATGATCAAATACAGATTATACCAATTGAAGGTAAAAACATTTTGGGATATGAGTGCTTAGGGTATAAAGTAATAAGTAAAGACGGTGAAGGAAAAATGTGGTTTACCAATGATGCGCCGGTAAGCTTAAATGGAGTTTTTGCCAATTTTAAAACATTACCAAAAACAGGTCCCTACGCCAATATGCCAATTAATGAAACCTCATTGATAATGGAAATGGAGTTTCAATCTAGTAAAAAACGTAAAGATAACATGCATATGATTTGTACTGATTTAAAAAAACAAACACTTGTCATTGAGAAAAAAGACTATAAATCTGGTATGTAA
- a CDS encoding 5'-nucleotidase, lipoprotein e(P4) family, which translates to MRHKYFVSLSIITLALFSCKNLSSTNQISETTNNVDTYGILGVVWQQNSAEYRALCYQAFNTAKSKLEAAIINNSTSSKPLAIITDIDETILDNSPYQATRAINGKPYTSKSWIEWVDQVAAEAVPGAIDFLNYADKNNVTVFYISDRKDRSTAVTLRNLKKAQAPNTTEEFIFLKKKGMNKEVRRQKVLVNYNVVMYLGDNLSDFSEVFDNQKTEKRNNLSDSLKREFGSKFIVLPNPMYGAWQTDGIYEGNYNWSPAQKDSILRSSLKKY; encoded by the coding sequence ATGCGTCATAAATATTTTGTAAGCTTAAGCATTATTACATTAGCTTTATTTTCATGTAAAAATCTTTCTTCAACAAATCAAATTTCTGAAACTACAAATAATGTAGATACCTATGGAATTTTAGGAGTTGTTTGGCAACAAAATTCTGCAGAATACAGAGCGCTTTGTTACCAAGCTTTCAATACAGCAAAAAGTAAGCTTGAAGCTGCAATTATAAACAATTCAACATCAAGTAAGCCATTGGCTATTATTACAGATATTGATGAGACTATCCTTGATAACAGCCCATATCAAGCTACTCGTGCAATTAACGGAAAACCATACACTAGTAAATCTTGGATAGAATGGGTTGATCAAGTAGCTGCAGAGGCAGTACCCGGAGCTATAGATTTTTTAAATTATGCCGACAAAAACAATGTTACTGTGTTTTATATTTCAGATAGAAAAGATAGAAGCACGGCTGTTACCTTGCGAAATTTAAAAAAAGCACAAGCACCTAATACAACTGAAGAATTTATCTTTCTTAAGAAAAAAGGAATGAATAAAGAAGTACGTCGTCAAAAAGTGTTGGTAAATTATAATGTTGTCATGTATCTGGGGGATAATCTTTCAGATTTTTCAGAAGTATTTGACAATCAAAAAACCGAAAAAAGAAATAATTTAAGTGATTCTTTAAAAAGAGAATTTGGGAGCAAATTTATTGTACTCCCAAACCCTATGTATGGTGCTTGGCAAACAGATGGAATTTATGAAGGCAATTACAACTGGTCACCTGCTCAAAAAGATTCAATCCTTCGCTCAAGCTTAAAAAAATATTGA
- the clpB gene encoding ATP-dependent chaperone ClpB, with protein sequence MNFNNFTIKSQEAIQQAQQIAQAFGHQQIENEHILKAIFEVDENVTPFILKKLNVNVALLQQVLDKQLESFSKVEGGDIMLSREAGKTVNEASIVAKKMNDEYVSIEHLLLAILKSKSNIAQSLKDQGVTEKGLQAAIEELRKGDRVTSQSAEDTYNSLNKYARNLNQLAKDGKLDPVIGRDEEIRRILQILSRRTKNNPMLVGEPGTGKTAIAEGLAHRIVDGDVPENLKTKQIFSLDMGALIAGAKFKGEFEERLKAVIKEVTTSDGDIVLFIDEIHTLVGAGGGQGAMDAANILKPALARGELRAIGATTLDEYQKYFEKDKALERRFQKVTVDEPDTESAISILRGIKEKYETHHKVRIKDEAIIAAVELSQRYITNRFLPDKAIDLMDEAASKLRMEINSKPEELDVLDRKIMQLEIEIEAIKREKDEVKLKTLRADLANLKEERNELNAKWQSEKEVVDSIQNLKKEVEDLKLEAERAEREGDFGKVAELRYGKIKDTQEKLSKLETELAENESESSLIKEEVTNDDIAEVVAKWTGIPVTKMLQSEREKLLNLEKQLHKRVVGQEEAIVAVSDAIRRSRAGLQDEKKPIGSFLFLGTTGVGKTELAKALAEYLFDDENAMTRIDMSEYQERHSVSRLVGAPPGYVGYDEGGQLTEAVRRKPYSVVLLDEIEKAHPDTFNILLQVLDEGRLTDNKGRVADFKNTIIIMTSNMGSHIIQEKFESVKDPDTAMEGAKIEVLGLLKQQVRPEFLNRIDDIIMFTPLTRNDIKEIVGLQLKGVSKMLSKQHITIDATEEAIAYLAEKGFDPQYGARPVKRVIQKEVLNELSKEILSGKVHTDSIILIDSFENRLVFRNQTDLVEEN encoded by the coding sequence ATGAACTTTAATAATTTTACCATAAAGAGTCAAGAGGCCATTCAGCAAGCGCAGCAAATAGCGCAAGCATTTGGTCATCAACAAATAGAAAATGAACACATTCTCAAAGCTATTTTTGAAGTAGATGAAAATGTAACACCATTTATTTTGAAGAAATTAAATGTAAACGTTGCTTTACTTCAGCAAGTATTAGACAAGCAATTAGAAAGTTTTTCAAAAGTAGAAGGTGGTGATATTATGCTTTCTCGTGAAGCAGGTAAAACTGTAAATGAGGCAAGTATTGTAGCTAAAAAAATGAATGATGAGTACGTCTCTATTGAGCATTTGTTATTGGCTATTTTAAAATCTAAAAGTAATATCGCGCAAAGCTTGAAAGATCAAGGAGTGACTGAAAAAGGCTTACAAGCTGCTATTGAAGAACTTCGCAAAGGAGACCGGGTTACTTCTCAAAGCGCAGAAGACACTTACAATTCGTTAAACAAATATGCGCGCAACCTCAACCAGTTAGCAAAAGACGGAAAACTAGATCCTGTAATTGGTCGAGATGAAGAGATAAGACGAATTCTTCAAATTTTATCACGCCGTACCAAAAACAATCCAATGTTGGTTGGAGAGCCTGGTACCGGTAAAACTGCAATTGCCGAAGGGCTTGCACATCGTATTGTAGATGGTGATGTACCCGAAAACTTAAAAACCAAGCAAATTTTCTCACTCGATATGGGCGCGTTAATTGCCGGTGCAAAGTTTAAAGGAGAGTTTGAAGAACGTTTAAAAGCGGTTATTAAAGAGGTAACCACAAGCGATGGCGATATTGTCCTTTTCATTGATGAAATTCACACCCTTGTAGGTGCCGGTGGTGGCCAAGGAGCTATGGATGCAGCAAATATATTAAAACCTGCCCTAGCGCGCGGTGAACTGCGTGCTATTGGAGCAACCACGCTAGACGAATACCAAAAGTATTTTGAAAAAGATAAAGCGCTTGAGCGTCGTTTTCAAAAAGTAACAGTAGATGAGCCCGATACCGAGAGTGCCATTTCAATTTTACGTGGTATTAAAGAAAAGTATGAAACTCACCACAAAGTACGTATCAAGGATGAAGCAATTATCGCAGCCGTAGAGCTATCACAACGCTATATTACCAACCGCTTTTTACCAGATAAAGCTATCGATTTAATGGACGAAGCTGCTTCAAAATTACGTATGGAAATCAATTCAAAACCTGAAGAGCTAGATGTATTGGACCGAAAAATAATGCAACTAGAAATTGAAATTGAAGCCATAAAACGTGAAAAAGATGAAGTTAAGTTAAAAACCCTTCGAGCAGATTTGGCAAACTTAAAAGAAGAACGTAATGAGCTTAATGCAAAATGGCAAAGTGAAAAAGAGGTAGTAGATAGCATTCAAAATCTTAAAAAAGAAGTAGAAGATTTAAAGCTGGAAGCCGAACGTGCCGAGCGAGAAGGCGATTTTGGGAAAGTGGCCGAGTTACGCTACGGAAAAATTAAAGATACCCAAGAAAAGCTATCAAAACTAGAAACCGAACTGGCCGAAAACGAAAGTGAAAGTTCGCTAATAAAAGAAGAAGTTACAAATGATGATATTGCCGAAGTAGTCGCAAAATGGACTGGGATACCGGTAACCAAAATGCTACAAAGCGAACGTGAAAAATTACTGAATCTAGAAAAACAGCTTCATAAACGCGTAGTAGGTCAAGAAGAAGCAATTGTCGCTGTAAGTGACGCTATAAGACGAAGCCGTGCAGGACTTCAAGATGAGAAAAAACCAATTGGTTCGTTCTTATTTTTAGGTACAACAGGTGTTGGTAAAACTGAACTTGCAAAAGCCCTTGCCGAATATCTTTTTGATGATGAAAACGCAATGACACGTATAGACATGAGTGAATACCAAGAGCGCCACAGTGTAAGCCGCCTAGTTGGTGCACCTCCAGGATATGTGGGTTATGATGAAGGTGGGCAATTGACCGAAGCTGTGCGTCGTAAACCATATTCAGTGGTATTGCTTGACGAGATAGAAAAAGCACACCCAGATACTTTTAATATTCTTTTACAAGTACTTGATGAAGGAAGATTAACAGATAATAAAGGTCGTGTAGCCGATTTTAAAAACACGATAATTATTATGACAAGCAATATGGGTAGCCATATTATTCAAGAGAAGTTTGAAAGCGTAAAAGACCCTGATACAGCTATGGAAGGTGCTAAAATTGAAGTTTTAGGCCTACTGAAACAACAAGTACGTCCAGAGTTTTTAAACCGAATTGACGATATTATTATGTTTACACCATTAACACGTAATGATATTAAAGAAATAGTTGGTTTACAATTAAAAGGTGTATCCAAGATGTTATCAAAACAGCATATCACTATTGATGCAACCGAAGAAGCTATTGCTTATTTAGCTGAAAAAGGGTTTGACCCTCAGTATGGCGCTCGACCTGTAAAACGAGTAATTCAAAAAGAAGTTTTAAATGAACTTTCAAAAGAAATTCTTTCAGGAAAAGTTCATACTGATAGTATTATTTTGATTGATAGCTTTGAGAATCGACTTGTTTTTAGAAATCAAACAGATTTGGTTGAAGAAAACTGA
- a CDS encoding amidohydrolase family protein produces the protein MKFLNKLFILVAICSSSISIAQQTPAPKQTEAITIQGATAHIGNGDVIENCTIVFEDGKITNIGSTVTPKGQVIDATGKHVYPGFIAPVSTLGLGEIDAVRPTIDDDEIGEMIPNIRSLIAYNAESQVVESMRPNGVLLAQITPQGGRISGTSSVVQLDAWNWEDAAIKVDDGIHMNWPNSFRRGRWWLGEPRGYKPNKDYPSDIDQVVSFLVNAKAYKQTDNQPKNEAFKAMKGLFDGSKKLFIHVDGEKEIIDAVTTAKQQGVKNVVIVGGYEAYKVTAFLKSNNIPILVRRVHTTPEREDDDYDLPYKLPKLLVDAGLLVGLQANGRMERMNTRNLPFYAGHLMGQGMNKEQALQLITGNTAKILGIDSTYGTLEKGKSATLFISEGNALDMRTNILTHAFINGRDVSLETHQTKLYKRYMNKYEEGKK, from the coding sequence ATGAAATTTTTAAATAAACTTTTTATACTTGTTGCTATATGTAGTAGTTCAATAAGCATTGCGCAACAAACTCCCGCACCAAAACAAACTGAAGCCATAACCATACAAGGAGCTACAGCTCATATAGGTAATGGTGATGTTATTGAAAACTGTACCATTGTTTTTGAGGACGGAAAAATAACAAACATTGGGTCAACAGTAACACCAAAAGGACAAGTGATTGATGCAACCGGAAAACACGTATATCCTGGTTTTATTGCTCCTGTATCTACATTGGGATTAGGAGAGATTGATGCTGTTCGCCCAACAATTGATGATGATGAAATTGGCGAAATGATTCCTAATATTAGAAGTTTAATCGCTTACAACGCAGAAAGTCAAGTTGTTGAAAGTATGCGTCCAAACGGGGTTTTATTAGCTCAAATTACTCCTCAAGGCGGACGTATTTCAGGAACCTCATCTGTTGTCCAGCTTGATGCTTGGAATTGGGAAGATGCAGCGATAAAAGTTGATGATGGCATTCACATGAATTGGCCTAACAGCTTCCGTCGTGGCAGATGGTGGTTAGGAGAACCAAGAGGGTATAAACCCAATAAAGATTACCCAAGTGATATTGACCAAGTAGTTAGCTTTTTAGTAAATGCAAAGGCGTATAAGCAAACAGACAATCAACCAAAAAATGAAGCTTTTAAAGCGATGAAAGGTTTATTTGATGGTTCAAAAAAGTTATTTATTCACGTAGATGGTGAAAAAGAAATTATAGATGCTGTAACCACTGCAAAACAACAAGGAGTAAAAAATGTTGTGATTGTAGGCGGTTATGAAGCCTATAAAGTAACAGCTTTTTTAAAGAGCAACAATATACCTATTTTGGTACGAAGAGTCCATACCACACCAGAGCGTGAAGATGATGATTATGATTTACCCTATAAATTACCAAAACTTTTGGTTGACGCCGGTCTACTAGTAGGATTACAAGCAAACGGAAGAATGGAGCGTATGAACACACGTAACTTACCCTTTTACGCCGGTCACTTAATGGGACAAGGGATGAACAAGGAGCAAGCCCTGCAGTTAATTACTGGTAATACTGCCAAGATTTTAGGCATTGATTCTACGTACGGAACTTTAGAAAAAGGGAAAAGCGCAACTTTATTTATTTCAGAAGGAAATGCACTGGACATGCGTACCAACATTTTAACACATGCTTTTATTAATGGCCGTGATGTATCTCTAGAAACACATCAAACCAAACTTTATAAGCGTTATATGAACAAATACGAAGAAGGAAAAAAATAA
- a CDS encoding histidine phosphatase family protein, with protein MKRNVLLLVLIMSFASCKDIKQPEPIVENPEITTYYLIRHAEKNRTDSTNDDPALNEKGIARAALWTKVFQKIKFDEIYSTEYKRTQQTVSAISLQSDVKLTPYSANNLYSEDFKMRTQGKTVLVVGHSNTTPQFVNKIIGEQRYQNMNDNDNGSLYIVTVAGNKTAVQVMTIN; from the coding sequence ATGAAACGGAATGTTCTCCTTCTAGTATTAATAATGAGCTTTGCCTCTTGTAAAGACATTAAACAACCTGAACCTATAGTAGAAAACCCAGAAATAACGACGTATTATTTAATTCGTCACGCAGAAAAAAACCGCACAGATTCTACTAATGATGATCCTGCTCTCAATGAAAAAGGAATTGCTCGGGCTGCATTGTGGACCAAAGTATTTCAGAAAATAAAATTTGATGAAATTTATTCTACCGAATATAAACGAACACAACAAACGGTATCGGCAATTTCATTACAAAGTGATGTAAAACTAACACCGTATTCTGCAAATAATCTTTATAGTGAAGATTTTAAGATGCGTACGCAAGGTAAAACTGTACTAGTAGTTGGCCATAGTAATACTACTCCACAATTTGTTAACAAGATTATAGGTGAACAGCGATATCAAAATATGAACGACAATGACAACGGAAGTTTATATATAGTCACTGTTGCAGGAAATAAAACAGCTGTTCAAGTAATGACTATCAATTAA
- a CDS encoding lipocalin-like domain-containing protein: MTFQKTVLLLCSIVLFQSCQEKQVSKENNKLEKSSEVDKLPGLWKLQAMEQKDSLGNWNEWGGGMQGYLMYDGDKNMALHLLKKDYEKTSLEFPNFTDTISEAALKHLTGSYVYIGNYKILSDKNIVEHTRLSHSNPGEWGKVVQRRFSFQGDTLIVQPVEDKNASLRLKWLKKK; encoded by the coding sequence ATGACATTTCAAAAAACTGTATTGCTATTGTGTTCAATTGTATTGTTTCAATCATGTCAAGAAAAACAAGTTAGTAAAGAAAACAATAAGCTAGAAAAAAGTAGCGAGGTAGATAAATTACCAGGTTTGTGGAAACTTCAAGCTATGGAACAAAAAGATTCACTTGGTAATTGGAACGAGTGGGGCGGAGGTATGCAAGGTTATTTAATGTATGATGGTGATAAAAATATGGCGCTCCACCTGCTTAAAAAAGATTATGAAAAAACATCATTAGAATTTCCAAACTTTACTGATACCATATCTGAAGCAGCTTTAAAGCACTTAACGGGATCATACGTATATATAGGGAATTACAAAATACTATCAGATAAAAATATTGTAGAACACACTCGTTTATCGCATTCCAATCCTGGAGAGTGGGGCAAAGTAGTTCAAAGACGTTTTTCATTTCAAGGTGATACACTTATTGTGCAACCTGTAGAAGATAAAAATGCTAGTCTTCGATTAAAATGGTTAAAAAAGAAATAA
- the ytxJ gene encoding bacillithiol system redox-active protein YtxJ, whose protein sequence is MGFLDIFKKSERDRAKEELVETPWHVLSSMKQLDDITAESKDKPVAIFKHSTRCGISRMVLKQFEKSYDLQDDQLTLYFLDLLENRDVSNEIAARFKVHHESPQMIVLKDGEVIHHDSHQGINAEHLKRFV, encoded by the coding sequence ATGGGATTTTTAGACATATTTAAAAAGTCAGAACGCGATAGAGCTAAAGAAGAACTAGTAGAGACTCCTTGGCATGTGCTTTCTTCTATGAAACAACTAGACGATATTACAGCTGAATCTAAAGATAAACCTGTAGCTATATTTAAACATAGCACTCGTTGTGGAATAAGTAGAATGGTGTTAAAGCAATTTGAAAAAAGCTATGACTTACAAGATGATCAACTCACATTGTATTTTCTAGATTTGCTAGAAAATCGTGATGTATCAAACGAAATTGCGGCACGCTTTAAAGTGCATCACGAAAGCCCTCAAATGATTGTTTTAAAAGATGGCGAAGTGATACATCATGATTCGCACCAAGGGATTAATGCTGAGCATTTGAAGAGGTTTGTTTAA
- the glyA gene encoding serine hydroxymethyltransferase, translating to MKRDTEIFNLIEAEKTRQLTGLELIASENFVSDQVLEAAGSILTNKYAEGYPGKRYYGGCEVVDKVEQLAIDRAKTLFNAEYVNVQPHSGSQANTAVFAACMKPGDTFLGFDLSHGGHLTHGSPVNFSGKLYNPVFYGVDEKTGLIDYDEVEKIAVAEKPKMIIAGASAYSREIDYKRFREIADKVGAILVADMAHPAGLIAKGIIGDPVPHCHICTTTTHKTLRGPRGGMIIMGTDFENPFGQKLKSGKLKKMSTLLNSGIFPGNQGGPLEHIIAAKAVAFGEALTDEFLHYMVQVKKNAAIMAEAFIDKDYKIISGGTDNHMMLIDLRNKNISGKEAEEALEKADITVNKNMVPFDDKSPFVTSGIRIGTPAITTRGLVEADMKIIVDLIDEVITNYEDESVLQKVSKKVNDLMEGRPLFKN from the coding sequence ATGAAAAGAGATACTGAAATATTCAACTTAATTGAAGCTGAAAAAACACGTCAACTTACCGGTCTAGAACTAATCGCTTCTGAAAACTTTGTTAGTGATCAAGTACTAGAAGCTGCGGGTTCTATTTTGACAAATAAATATGCCGAAGGTTATCCCGGAAAACGATATTATGGTGGTTGTGAAGTGGTCGATAAAGTAGAACAGTTGGCAATTGATAGAGCAAAAACACTCTTTAATGCAGAATATGTAAATGTACAACCGCATAGTGGTTCTCAAGCCAACACAGCTGTTTTTGCCGCTTGTATGAAACCTGGCGACACCTTTTTAGGATTTGATTTATCTCACGGAGGACACTTAACACACGGAAGTCCGGTAAACTTTTCAGGAAAATTATACAATCCAGTTTTTTATGGAGTAGATGAAAAAACAGGATTGATAGATTATGATGAAGTAGAAAAAATTGCCGTTGCCGAAAAACCTAAAATGATTATTGCTGGAGCTTCAGCCTATTCTAGAGAGATTGATTATAAGCGTTTTAGAGAAATAGCAGATAAAGTTGGAGCTATTCTGGTAGCAGATATGGCTCATCCAGCCGGACTTATTGCAAAAGGAATTATAGGAGATCCTGTACCACATTGCCATATTTGTACTACTACTACTCATAAAACACTTCGCGGCCCTCGTGGCGGTATGATCATAATGGGGACCGATTTTGAAAATCCGTTTGGTCAAAAATTAAAAAGTGGCAAACTTAAAAAAATGTCTACATTGCTCAACAGTGGAATATTCCCAGGAAATCAAGGCGGACCACTAGAGCACATCATTGCTGCAAAAGCAGTTGCATTTGGCGAAGCCCTTACCGATGAGTTTTTACATTATATGGTGCAAGTAAAAAAGAATGCAGCTATAATGGCAGAAGCATTTATAGATAAGGACTATAAAATAATTAGTGGTGGTACAGATAACCACATGATGTTAATAGATCTTAGAAATAAAAACATTAGTGGAAAAGAAGCTGAAGAGGCTCTTGAAAAAGCAGATATCACCGTAAACAAAAATATGGTTCCCTTTGATGATAAATCACCATTTGTTACTAGCGGAATACGTATAGGAACACCAGCAATCACTACCCGAGGATTGGTAGAAGCAGATATGAAAATCATTGTAGATTTAATTGATGAAGTGATAACTAACTACGAAGATGAGTCTGTTTTACAGAAGGTTTCCAAGAAAGTAAATGATTTAATGGAAGGAAGACCATTATTTAAAAATTAA